The Longimicrobium sp. genome includes the window GCCCGGCCCCCTTCAGGGGGACACGCCCAAACTGCAGTGCGTTAGTGCGTTAGTGCGTTAGTGCGTTAGTGCGTCAGTGCGCGGTTCGCCGTTTTCCCACCCTGGAAGTGGGGGCAGAAACGGGAGGCGTGGCTCGTTTCTCCTCCGGACCCCACCTCACACGCGCGAAAACCCACCGGAGGCGACCAGGAGGCGGCCATGAGGCGCACGGACGTGGCGAGCCAGTTCCAGGTGTCGGCGGAGATCAACGTGACGCCGATGATCGACGTGATGCTGGTGCTCCTGATCATCTTCATGGTGGTCACCCCCGTGGTGGTCCCCGCGGCGCTCCCGGAGGCGAGGATGGCCGAGCCCGCCGCGAAGGACCACGTGACGCTGGCCGTGGACGCCGGCGGCAACTTCTACCTGGGGACCCGCGGCCGGCTGGACCCCGTCCCCGAGGCGCGGCTGGCGGCGGCGCTGGAGGGCGCCTACCGGGGCCGCCCGGGCGACCACGTGCTGTACCTGAAGGCCGACCGCGAGGCGGGGTACGGGCGCGTGCTGGCGGCGCTGGACGCGGCGCGCGCGGCCGGGGTGCGCACGGTGGGCGCCATCGCCAACCGGCCCTCCAGCCGTCGCGACGACTGAGCCGGGTTCCGACATCCACCAAGCGCGACGGAGGAGAGCATGGCGCTGGGCATGGCGGGCAGGAGGGGCGGCGTGGCGCACACGATCAACGTGACGCCGATGATCGACGTGCTGCTGGTGCTGCTGGTGATCTTCATGGTGGTGCAGCAGGGCCTGCGGCGCGGGGTGAGCGTGCAGGTCCCGACGCCGGACGCGGTGACGCCGCCCGGGCCGGAGGCGATCGTGCTGGAGGTGGA containing:
- a CDS encoding biopolymer transporter ExbD; amino-acid sequence: MRRTDVASQFQVSAEINVTPMIDVMLVLLIIFMVVTPVVVPAALPEARMAEPAAKDHVTLAVDAGGNFYLGTRGRLDPVPEARLAAALEGAYRGRPGDHVLYLKADREAGYGRVLAALDAARAAGVRTVGAIANRPSSRRDD